One Theropithecus gelada isolate Dixy chromosome 17, Tgel_1.0, whole genome shotgun sequence genomic region harbors:
- the CARS2 gene encoding probable cysteine--tRNA ligase, mitochondrial isoform X3: protein MSQRNGVRSLGNIFTEMNISPASLASLYEEDFKQDMAALKVLPPTVYLRVTENIPQIISFIEGIIARGHAYSTAKGNVYFDLKSRGDKYGKLVGVVPGPVGEPADSDKRHASDFALWKAAKPQEVFWASPWGPGRPGWHIECSAIASMVFGSQLDIHSGGIDLAFPHHENEIAQCEVFHQCEQWGNYFLHSGHLHVKGKEEKMSKSLKNYITIKDFLKTFSPDVFRFFCLRSSYRSAIDYSDSAMLQAQQQLLALGCFLEDARAYMKGQLACGSVREVMLWERLASTKRAVKEALADDFDTPRVVDAILGLARHGNGQLRATSKEPGVPRSPAVFGAIISYFEQFFETVGISLGNQQVANPYKLSCAEPEMSPSQQRGRQLCTHAYVERLSECAEVTVCFRRRQRGHLAWCGGGAGAVPAEGPAVCTGQGRGHGGGPTAAAPREAAPAGGMRHPAPGPDCPWHQHQGQKQYNVHVGTAGSKDKRPKTSGLRMQHSHEPAHDKMHLCFMLKALC, encoded by the exons ATGAATATTTCCCCCGCTTCCCTTGCCAGTCTTTATGAGGAAGACTTCAAGCAGGACATGGCAGCCCTGAAG GTTCTCCCACCCACGGTGTACTTGAGGGTAACCGAAAATATTCCtcagataatttctttcattGAAGGAATCATTGCTCGTGGGCACGCTTATTCAACAGCAAAAG GCAATGTCTACTTCGATCTGAAGTCTAGAGGAGACAAGTATGGCAAACTGGTCGGCGTGGTCCCTGGTCCAGTCGGAGAGCCAG CGGACTCTGACAAGCGTCATGCCAGTGACTTTGCCCTGTGGAAGGCGGCCAAACCCCAGGAGGTGTTCTGGGCCTCTCCCTGGGGACCCGGGAGGCCAGGCTGGCACATCGAGTGCTCTGCCATCGCTAG TATGGTATTTGGAAGTCAACTGGATATCCATTCAGGTGGGATAGATTTAGCTTTTCCACATCATGAAAACGAAATTGCACAGTGTGAAGTCTTTCATCAGTGCGAGCAGTGGGGaaattattttctgcattctG ggCATTTGCACGtgaaaggcaaagaagaaaaaatgtccaAATCGTTAAAAAACTACATTACTATTAAG GACTTTCTGAAGACCTTTTCCCCTGACGTCTTCCGGTTCTTCTGCCTGCGGAGCAGCTACCGCTCAG ccatcGACTACAGCGACAGCGCCATGCTCCAAGCCCAGCAGCAGCTCCTGGCGCTGGGCTGTTTCCTGGAGGACGCACGTGCCTACATGAAGGGGCAGCTGGCCTGCGGCTCTGTCAGAGAAGTGATGCTGTGGGAGAG gCTCGCCAGCACCAAGAGGGCCGTGAAGGAGGCCCTGGCAGATGACTTTGACACACCCAGGGTAGTTGATGCCATCCTGGGCCTTGCGCGCCACGGGAACGGACAGCTCAGGGCGACCTCGAAG GAACCTGGAGTGCCGAGAAGTCCTGCTGTGTTTGGTGCCATCATCTCTTACTTTGAACAGTTTTTTGAAACTGTTGGAATTTCTCTGGGCAATCAACAGGTAG CCAATCCTTATAAACTCTCGTGCGCAGAACCAGAGATGAGTCCATCTCAGCAACGGGGTCGCCAGCTCTGCACACACGCTTATGTTGAAAGACTCTCAGAATGTGCAGAAGTCACAG TGTGTTTCAGGAGACGGCAGCGAGGCCACCTTGCGTGGTGTGGTGGAGGAGCTGGTGCGGTTCCGGCAGAAGGTCCGGCAGTTTGCACTGGCCAAGGCCGAGGCCACGGGGGAGGCCCGACGGCAGCAGCTCCTAGAGAGGCAGCCCCTGCTGGAGGCATGCGACACCCTGCGCCAGGACCTGACTGCCCATGGCATCAGCATCAAG GACAGAAACAGTACAACGTCCACGTGGGAACTGCTGGATCAAAGGACAAAAGACCAAAAACCAGTGGGCTGAGGATGCAGCACAGCCATGAACCTGCTCACGACAAGATGCACCTGTGCTTTATGTTAAAGGCTTTATGTTAA